The Actinomycetota bacterium genome contains a region encoding:
- a CDS encoding amidohydrolase family protein — MNVNDLILISNDDHVIEPRDMFDAHLPASLLDKAPKLLVDERGVESWTFQGQWSGSTSMNAVVGWPAEEWGFDPSTYSEMRPGAYDIHERVRDMNRNGILASMCFPSYAGFSARFFQEAADKELSLVMLKAYNDWHIDEWCAAYPGRFIPLAIIPVWDREAMVAEVRRVAAKGCHAVTMPELPHIQGLPSYHDLEYWGPFFQACSDLQVVLCMHIGQGFAAINMAPGAPIDNMIILATQVSTFAAQDLLWGGAFMAYPDLKVAWSEAGIGWIPFYLNRCDRHYTNQRWLGHDLGGKLPSEIFREHSLACYVTDPTALKVRADIGLEVIAWECDYPHSDSIFPDAPEFVLAEMNGAGVPDNEINMFTWENSARFFSWDTFKHISKEDATVGALRAASPDVDTTLRSKHEWRAMFEASNA; from the coding sequence ATGAATGTCAACGATCTCATCTTGATCAGCAATGACGATCACGTCATTGAACCGCGCGACATGTTCGATGCGCATCTTCCCGCTTCACTCCTCGACAAGGCACCCAAGTTGCTCGTTGATGAGCGCGGAGTTGAGTCATGGACCTTTCAGGGGCAGTGGAGTGGTTCCACGAGCATGAACGCCGTTGTTGGGTGGCCAGCTGAGGAGTGGGGATTTGATCCCTCCACCTACTCTGAGATGCGTCCGGGCGCCTATGACATCCACGAGCGCGTGCGCGATATGAATCGCAACGGCATCCTCGCTTCGATGTGCTTTCCTTCCTATGCCGGCTTCAGCGCTCGCTTCTTCCAAGAGGCGGCCGACAAGGAACTGTCACTTGTGATGCTGAAGGCCTACAACGACTGGCACATCGACGAATGGTGCGCCGCGTATCCAGGGCGTTTCATTCCGCTTGCCATCATTCCCGTCTGGGATCGTGAGGCGATGGTCGCCGAGGTTCGCCGGGTTGCGGCCAAGGGCTGCCACGCAGTGACGATGCCAGAGCTTCCGCACATTCAAGGTCTGCCGAGTTACCACGATCTTGAATATTGGGGACCGTTCTTCCAGGCGTGCTCGGACCTGCAGGTCGTGCTGTGCATGCATATCGGGCAGGGTTTCGCGGCGATCAACATGGCCCCGGGTGCACCCATCGACAACATGATCATTCTTGCCACTCAGGTATCCACATTCGCGGCTCAGGACCTGCTCTGGGGCGGGGCATTCATGGCGTATCCAGATCTGAAGGTGGCGTGGTCAGAGGCCGGCATCGGCTGGATCCCGTTCTACTTGAACCGATGCGATCGCCACTACACAAACCAGCGCTGGCTGGGACATGATCTTGGCGGCAAGTTGCCTAGTGAGATCTTCCGTGAGCACTCACTTGCCTGCTACGTGACTGACCCGACTGCCCTGAAAGTACGGGCAGACATCGGGCTGGAAGTCATCGCCTGGGAATGCGACTACCCGCATTCAGATTCGATCTTCCCCGATGCGCCTGAATTCGTGCTGGCCGAGATGAACGGTGCTGGCGTGCCCGATAACGAGATCAATATGTTCACGTGGGAGAACAGCGCGCGATTCTTCAGTTGGGACACCTTCAAGCACATCAGCAAGGAAGATGCCACTGTCGGCGCCCTGCGCGCCGCATCGCCAGATGTCGACACGACCCTGCGCTCAAAGCACGAATGGCGCGCGATGTTTGAAGCGAGCAACGCCTAG
- a CDS encoding ROK family protein, producing the protein MTTIPTVSTHSWPAASNPWPTDVHTLAIDIGGTGFKASVLDEHGAMVVDEVRIATPYPCPPETFVSTILDLVKPLPAAHRVTVGFPGLVRQGVVLEVPSLSRRVRHGERDESLAKAWSGFDLRTAIATAMSLPTKVANDADVQGCAVAQGTGLEFVLTLGTGVGTSLFQDGQLLPHLELSHGPYDDTMTIDIAIGDYQLRHIGVESWLVKVRKAIAFFDAMLSFDHLYVGGGNARLLTPADIGPKGSLVSNENGILGGIRIWELDA; encoded by the coding sequence ATGACGACCATCCCAACGGTGTCGACCCATAGTTGGCCAGCGGCCAGCAACCCGTGGCCCACTGATGTGCACACTCTCGCGATTGACATTGGTGGCACTGGCTTCAAAGCCTCCGTTCTTGACGAACACGGCGCCATGGTTGTCGATGAGGTGCGCATCGCCACTCCATATCCGTGCCCACCCGAAACCTTTGTCTCGACAATCCTTGACCTCGTCAAGCCCCTTCCCGCTGCCCACCGGGTCACGGTTGGATTTCCTGGCCTTGTGCGCCAGGGCGTCGTGCTCGAAGTGCCATCGCTCTCACGTCGCGTGCGCCACGGTGAGCGCGATGAAAGCCTGGCAAAAGCATGGTCCGGGTTTGATCTGCGCACCGCTATCGCCACCGCGATGAGCCTGCCGACGAAGGTGGCAAACGACGCTGACGTGCAGGGCTGTGCCGTTGCTCAAGGCACAGGCTTGGAGTTCGTCCTGACCCTGGGAACCGGCGTCGGCACCTCGCTGTTTCAAGATGGGCAGCTCCTCCCCCATCTTGAGCTCTCGCATGGCCCCTACGACGACACCATGACTATCGACATTGCGATTGGCGATTACCAGTTGCGCCACATCGGCGTGGAATCCTGGCTGGTCAAGGTGCGCAAAGCCATTGCCTTCTTCGATGCCATGCTGAGCTTCGATCACCTCTATGTCGGTGGCGGCAACGCCCGACTCCTGACTCCGGCGGATATCGGTCCCAAGGGCTCCTTGGTCTCCAATGAGAACGGGATCCTGGGCGGCATTCGCATCTGGGAACTGGACGCCTAA
- a CDS encoding amidohydrolase family protein, producing the protein MDTSRIPLISADAHVNEPRGLWWDGLPASMRDRAPARIRPSEEGAWEMKTHDATTLTQAQLDLQQERARNEQNDLGYRLKVMAEDGISAECVFPTIGLYLWDMDDAALGGACCEIYNDWIFDALESKSDRHSCAGLIPTWNIDAAVREVRRVAAMGLGSIMLPLKGVPEEYNSPVWEPLWDEVESAGLPVVMHQGSGHDMLFYRGPGAAVANLLATQSMAPRSAALLATSGALERHPGLHVVFVETNGAWLSWAMDTLDSYYDAFLELPGWVRPELKEKPSHYLANQIHATFQWDPTGLRNIERTGVQSLMWGSDYPHSEGTYPHSRKVVQELFGEFGLADATAILGGTATRLFNFDPVAIAQPI; encoded by the coding sequence ATGGATACCTCGCGCATCCCGCTCATCTCGGCCGACGCCCATGTCAATGAGCCGCGGGGACTGTGGTGGGACGGACTGCCGGCTTCGATGCGAGATCGGGCGCCTGCTCGGATCAGGCCAAGCGAAGAGGGCGCCTGGGAGATGAAGACCCACGACGCGACCACCTTGACTCAGGCGCAGTTGGACCTTCAACAGGAGCGCGCTCGCAATGAGCAGAACGATCTCGGCTACCGGCTGAAGGTGATGGCCGAGGATGGCATCTCTGCAGAGTGCGTGTTTCCCACGATTGGCCTGTACCTGTGGGACATGGACGATGCGGCCCTCGGAGGAGCCTGCTGCGAGATCTACAACGACTGGATCTTCGATGCGCTTGAGTCGAAGTCAGACCGGCACAGCTGTGCCGGATTGATCCCGACGTGGAACATTGATGCTGCCGTTCGAGAAGTGCGGCGGGTGGCCGCAATGGGTTTGGGCTCGATCATGCTGCCGCTGAAGGGCGTGCCGGAGGAATACAACAGCCCGGTGTGGGAACCCTTGTGGGATGAAGTTGAATCTGCTGGATTGCCGGTCGTCATGCATCAAGGCAGCGGGCACGACATGCTCTTCTATCGCGGACCTGGCGCAGCCGTGGCGAATCTGCTGGCCACCCAGTCGATGGCGCCGCGCAGCGCTGCACTCCTTGCCACTTCAGGCGCACTTGAACGCCATCCGGGACTGCATGTGGTCTTCGTCGAAACCAATGGCGCCTGGCTTTCATGGGCGATGGACACCCTTGACTCCTACTACGACGCGTTCCTTGAACTGCCAGGCTGGGTTCGCCCGGAACTGAAAGAGAAGCCAAGCCACTACCTCGCCAATCAGATTCACGCGACGTTCCAATGGGATCCCACCGGCTTGCGCAATATTGAACGAACCGGTGTTCAGTCCTTGATGTGGGGCTCGGACTATCCGCACAGCGAGGGCACTTATCCGCACAGTCGGAAGGTGGTTCAGGAATTATTTGGCGAATTCGGACTGGCAGATGCCACCGCAATTCTGGGCGGCACCGCCACCCGGTTGTTCAATTTCGATCCGGTGGCTATCGCGCAGCCCATCTAG
- the panB gene encoding 3-methyl-2-oxobutanoate hydroxymethyltransferase, which produces MDVSSSTLYGCVSNRRFTMRDLQAATNRGERWAMITAYDALTAGIFENAGIPAILVGDSAASVVYGHTTTLPVTVDDLLPLVQAVVRGTSQALVIADLPFGSYQASPAQALETAARFMKEGGAHAVKLEGGAAVLPQVELLANAGIPVIGHLGLTPQSVNLFGGYRVQGRGEQGELLMQDAKAMESAGAAGLVLEVVPSALATKVSEILTIPTIGIGAGASTDAQVIVWQDLLGLTPDPAPKFVRRYADLRTVMSDAVRAWANDVSTGAYPAEEHTYN; this is translated from the coding sequence ATGGACGTCTCGTCCTCAACGCTGTACGGCTGTGTCAGTAATCGACGATTCACGATGCGTGACCTGCAGGCTGCCACCAATCGCGGCGAACGCTGGGCAATGATCACTGCCTACGACGCACTCACAGCCGGCATCTTTGAGAACGCCGGCATTCCAGCCATTCTCGTTGGCGATTCAGCTGCCTCAGTCGTCTACGGCCACACCACCACTCTTCCCGTCACCGTTGACGATCTCCTGCCATTGGTGCAGGCCGTGGTGCGCGGAACTAGCCAGGCATTGGTCATCGCTGACTTGCCATTTGGCTCCTACCAAGCCTCACCTGCACAGGCGCTCGAGACAGCAGCCCGATTCATGAAAGAAGGTGGCGCGCACGCAGTGAAGCTCGAGGGCGGTGCCGCAGTGTTGCCACAGGTTGAACTGCTCGCCAATGCCGGCATCCCTGTCATCGGACATCTTGGCCTGACGCCGCAGTCGGTCAACTTGTTCGGTGGTTACCGAGTGCAAGGTCGCGGAGAGCAGGGCGAACTGCTGATGCAGGACGCCAAGGCAATGGAATCAGCCGGTGCTGCAGGTCTGGTGCTTGAAGTGGTGCCCAGCGCCCTTGCGACGAAGGTGAGCGAGATTCTCACCATCCCCACGATCGGCATCGGCGCAGGCGCAAGTACCGACGCGCAGGTCATCGTGTGGCAGGACCTCTTGGGTCTGACACCGGATCCTGCGCCGAAGTTTGTCCGACGCTATGCAGATCTGCGCACGGTGATGTCAGATGCAGTTCGCGCCTGGGCCAACGATGTGTCCACAGGTGCGTACCCAGCCGAGGAGCACACCTACAACTAG
- a CDS encoding glutamine synthetase family protein: protein MDKQAEFVLRTIEERDIRFVRLWFTDVLGTLKSVAIAPAELEGAFAEGIGFDGSAIEGFTRVYESDMIAKPDPGTFSLLPWRSEGPGAARLFCDIQMPDGSASYADPRFVLKRTLMRAADLGFTFYVHPEVEFYLLQGRHKLGESPEPADSYGYFDNTPHGQSADFRRQAIMMLEQMGISVEFSHHEGGPGQQEIDLRYADALTTSDNLMTFRLVMQEVALEQGMYATFMPKPFTQHPGSGMHTHLSLFEGDRNVFYEAGAPLQLSKIGRAFIAGLLQHAPEITAVTNQWVNSYKRLLGGAEAPAWACWGHNNSSALIRVPMYKPSKGNSTRIEYRALDSAANPYLAYAVILAAGLKGIEEGYELPAGAEEDVWALTEAERRALGMKALPASLGQALEVMERSELVAETLGEHVFDFFLRNKKAEWDNYRGQVSQWELDQYLPRL, encoded by the coding sequence ATGGATAAGCAGGCCGAGTTCGTGCTGCGCACGATCGAAGAGCGCGATATTCGATTCGTTCGTCTTTGGTTCACCGATGTTCTGGGCACGCTGAAGTCCGTTGCCATTGCCCCTGCTGAACTGGAAGGCGCCTTCGCTGAAGGCATTGGCTTTGATGGCTCGGCCATTGAGGGCTTCACCCGCGTCTATGAATCCGACATGATCGCCAAGCCGGATCCCGGAACCTTCTCGCTGCTGCCCTGGCGCAGTGAGGGTCCCGGCGCCGCGCGATTGTTCTGCGATATCCAGATGCCCGATGGCAGTGCCTCCTATGCCGATCCACGATTCGTGCTGAAGCGAACGCTGATGCGGGCTGCTGATCTTGGTTTTACCTTCTATGTGCATCCTGAAGTCGAGTTCTATCTGCTCCAAGGTCGGCACAAGCTTGGTGAGTCGCCGGAACCGGCCGATTCCTACGGATACTTCGACAACACTCCTCACGGGCAGTCTGCGGACTTCCGGCGCCAGGCAATCATGATGCTTGAACAGATGGGCATCTCTGTTGAGTTCTCCCATCACGAAGGCGGACCGGGCCAGCAGGAGATTGATCTTCGCTATGCAGATGCGCTGACCACTTCGGACAACCTGATGACCTTCCGTCTGGTGATGCAGGAGGTGGCATTGGAGCAGGGGATGTACGCGACCTTCATGCCCAAGCCATTCACCCAGCATCCGGGTTCAGGTATGCACACGCACTTGTCGCTGTTCGAGGGCGATCGCAACGTCTTCTACGAAGCTGGTGCCCCGCTGCAACTTTCAAAGATCGGCCGCGCCTTCATCGCTGGTCTTCTTCAGCATGCGCCGGAGATCACGGCGGTCACCAATCAGTGGGTGAACTCATACAAGCGTCTGCTCGGTGGGGCCGAAGCCCCCGCGTGGGCCTGCTGGGGGCACAACAACAGCTCAGCATTGATTCGCGTTCCGATGTACAAGCCATCAAAGGGAAACAGCACTCGCATTGAATACCGAGCTCTGGACAGTGCGGCGAATCCGTACCTTGCCTACGCCGTGATCCTGGCTGCCGGTCTCAAGGGAATCGAAGAGGGCTATGAGCTGCCGGCCGGTGCCGAGGAGGATGTCTGGGCATTGACCGAGGCTGAGCGCCGCGCCTTGGGCATGAAGGCGCTCCCGGCTAGTTTGGGACAGGCCCTTGAGGTGATGGAGCGATCTGAACTGGTTGCCGAGACTCTGGGTGAGCATGTCTTTGACTTCTTCCTTCGCAACAAGAAGGCCGAGTGGGACAACTACCGTGGGCAGGTCAGCCAGTGGGAGCTAGATCAGTACTTGCCACGTTTGTAA
- a CDS encoding NAD+ synthase, which produces MPTLRLALAQANATVGDLEANAQKILSMATEAGAAGAHLIAFPEMMLTGYPVEDLALRPSYQHASIAALDRLSGDLLAAGLGDLVTVVGYLDCVDTGPTHAQVSSPVNAAAVIHQGRIVARYIKHHLPNYGVFDEARYFLPGTVPTHLRIGGTTITLAICEDLWQTGGPVEWAREVSSSLLLVLNASPYERNKTDVRRTLCSERAIEAGCAVAYVNLIGGQDELVFDGDSMVVDAKGKVVARGGQFVEELVIVDLPMPESQIHDDVTQLAGQLSSNEPEPSDSTFERLPEFEEIYSALVCGLADYVNKNHFTSVILGLSGGIDSALVAALAVDALGSDRVFGVSMPSVYSSEHSKDDAADLAERTGLHLRTVPIAPMVNAFMDSLRLSGLAEENLQARVRGTTLMGISNQEGHLVLTTGNKSELSVGYSTLYGDSVGGFAPIKDVPKMLVWELSRWRNAQAEALGRTPPIPPSSIEKAPSAELRPDQKDSDSLPDYPVLDALLEGYVASDHGSAQLIDAGFDPVMVDRIIQLTDGAEYKRRQYPPGTKISLRAFGRDRRLPITNAWREHRG; this is translated from the coding sequence ATGCCCACCCTGCGCCTGGCCCTTGCTCAGGCAAACGCCACCGTCGGCGACCTTGAGGCAAATGCCCAGAAAATCCTAAGCATGGCCACTGAAGCAGGTGCCGCTGGCGCCCACCTGATTGCCTTTCCCGAAATGATGCTGACGGGCTACCCCGTGGAGGATCTGGCGCTGCGCCCCTCCTACCAACATGCCTCAATCGCGGCACTGGACCGGCTCTCGGGCGATCTGCTCGCGGCCGGTTTGGGAGATCTCGTCACCGTTGTGGGGTATCTGGACTGCGTTGACACCGGCCCCACGCATGCGCAGGTCTCATCACCAGTCAATGCTGCGGCAGTAATTCATCAGGGGCGCATCGTGGCCCGTTACATCAAGCATCACCTGCCCAATTACGGCGTCTTCGACGAAGCGCGTTACTTCCTGCCTGGCACAGTGCCAACCCATCTGCGCATTGGTGGCACAACCATCACTTTGGCTATCTGTGAGGACCTGTGGCAGACCGGCGGTCCAGTTGAATGGGCCCGAGAAGTGTCATCCTCACTGCTCCTGGTACTCAATGCCTCGCCTTATGAACGCAACAAGACCGATGTTCGACGCACGTTGTGCAGCGAGCGCGCAATCGAGGCGGGATGCGCAGTCGCCTACGTGAATCTCATCGGTGGTCAGGACGAGCTCGTCTTCGACGGGGACTCCATGGTGGTGGATGCCAAGGGCAAGGTAGTTGCACGCGGGGGTCAGTTCGTCGAGGAACTCGTCATCGTGGACCTGCCCATGCCCGAATCGCAGATCCACGACGATGTCACGCAACTCGCCGGACAGCTCAGCAGCAACGAACCCGAGCCTTCAGACAGCACCTTTGAGCGGCTGCCTGAATTCGAGGAGATCTATTCCGCCTTGGTCTGCGGACTTGCCGACTATGTCAACAAGAATCACTTCACCAGTGTGATCCTGGGCCTCAGCGGCGGCATCGATTCCGCGTTAGTGGCAGCACTGGCAGTTGACGCCCTTGGATCGGACCGGGTCTTTGGTGTTTCGATGCCAAGTGTCTATTCATCTGAGCACTCCAAAGATGACGCCGCCGATCTTGCTGAACGCACTGGCCTGCACCTGCGCACGGTTCCCATTGCTCCGATGGTCAACGCCTTCATGGATTCACTCAGGCTGAGCGGCTTGGCCGAGGAGAACCTGCAAGCCAGAGTCCGCGGGACGACTCTGATGGGCATCTCCAATCAAGAGGGCCATCTGGTGCTCACAACAGGCAATAAGAGCGAACTCTCGGTTGGCTATTCGACTTTGTACGGCGACAGCGTCGGTGGATTTGCCCCAATCAAGGACGTCCCAAAAATGCTGGTCTGGGAACTGTCACGTTGGCGCAACGCCCAGGCTGAAGCACTCGGCAGGACACCGCCGATTCCGCCGAGCAGCATCGAGAAGGCCCCAAGCGCTGAACTGCGTCCAGACCAGAAGGATTCAGACTCCCTTCCCGACTATCCCGTGCTGGATGCGCTGCTTGAGGGGTATGTCGCGTCTGATCACGGCTCCGCCCAGCTCATCGATGCTGGCTTTGATCCGGTGATGGTAGATCGGATCATTCAGTTGACCGACGGCGCCGAGTACAAGCGTCGCCAGTACCCCCCCGGCACCAAGATCTCGCTGCGCGCCTTCGGTCGTGATCGACGCCTGCCGATCACCAATGCCTGGCGCGAACATCGAGGCTGA
- a CDS encoding NAD-dependent malic enzyme — MINFETSYTARIRTTPEVHASGELTHAVTSLEGVVTGMDVVEPGHELVVLELTCLVAGDDAADRLTVALSAVPGCQVEHVSDSVLLIHAGGKLEIQATVPMSNRVELARAYTPGVARVCLAIAADPSLARELTIKRNTVAVVTDGSAVLGLGNLGPEASMPVMEGKAALFKRFANIDAWPIALATNDVDEIVRAVQLIAPGFGGINLEDISAPRCFEVERRLRETLDIPVMHDDQHGTAVVVLAALRNAARLVKKDLSKLRIVMVGAGAAGAAVAHLLMKAGVNDIVLFDSKGALHMDREFSDADKKDLASRTNPRNVTSSLSDAMVDADVFIGVSQPGMITAEDVSRMAKDAIVFALANPIPEIDPIEAHKHAAVVATGRSDYPNQINNVLAFPGIFRGMLDSGAHVITDEVLVAAANAIADVVTEDQLSSGYIIPSVFDEHVAPAVAAAVAAAANPS, encoded by the coding sequence GTGATCAATTTCGAGACCTCGTACACGGCCCGCATTCGCACCACCCCTGAAGTCCACGCCTCGGGAGAACTCACGCATGCGGTGACCTCCCTTGAGGGTGTCGTGACCGGCATGGATGTGGTTGAGCCCGGCCATGAGCTTGTGGTCTTGGAACTGACCTGCCTGGTCGCCGGAGACGATGCTGCTGATCGCCTGACAGTCGCGCTCAGTGCAGTCCCTGGGTGCCAGGTCGAGCATGTCAGCGACTCCGTCCTGCTGATCCATGCCGGAGGCAAGCTGGAGATTCAGGCAACTGTGCCAATGAGCAATCGCGTTGAACTTGCTCGCGCCTACACCCCTGGCGTTGCACGCGTCTGCCTTGCGATCGCCGCAGATCCGTCCTTGGCCCGTGAGCTCACCATCAAGCGCAACACCGTCGCTGTTGTCACCGACGGCTCCGCAGTACTCGGACTGGGCAACCTTGGCCCAGAAGCCTCAATGCCTGTGATGGAGGGCAAAGCAGCACTCTTCAAGCGCTTCGCCAATATCGACGCATGGCCCATTGCCTTGGCGACCAACGATGTCGACGAGATCGTGCGCGCCGTTCAATTGATTGCGCCCGGCTTTGGCGGAATCAACCTCGAAGACATTTCTGCACCACGCTGCTTTGAGGTCGAGCGCCGGCTCCGTGAAACCTTGGACATCCCGGTGATGCACGACGACCAGCACGGCACTGCCGTTGTGGTGCTTGCCGCGCTTCGCAATGCTGCTCGCCTGGTCAAGAAGGATCTCAGCAAGCTGCGCATCGTCATGGTGGGTGCGGGAGCCGCCGGCGCTGCCGTTGCCCACCTCCTGATGAAGGCTGGCGTCAATGACATCGTGCTCTTTGACTCCAAGGGGGCGCTGCACATGGATCGCGAGTTCAGCGATGCCGACAAGAAGGATCTGGCCAGCCGCACCAACCCGCGCAATGTCACCAGCAGCCTGTCTGATGCCATGGTCGATGCCGACGTCTTCATCGGCGTCTCTCAGCCGGGCATGATCACAGCTGAGGATGTCTCGCGCATGGCCAAGGATGCAATCGTCTTTGCTCTGGCCAACCCGATTCCAGAAATCGATCCGATCGAGGCTCACAAGCACGCGGCCGTCGTGGCTACCGGGCGCAGCGACTACCCGAATCAGATCAACAATGTGCTTGCATTCCCTGGCATCTTCCGCGGAATGCTGGACAGTGGCGCACACGTGATCACCGATGAGGTGCTCGTTGCCGCAGCCAACGCGATTGCGGACGTCGTCACTGAAGATCAACTGTCTTCGGGATACATCATCCCCAGCGTCTTCGATGAGCATGTTGCACCGGCAGTGGCTGCCGCGGTTGCCGCTGCTGCCAACCCCAGCTAG
- a CDS encoding MarR family transcriptional regulator, with translation MTQWLTVEQQQSWRAWIAATTLLPEYLGRDLQCDSGLTLPDYEILVRLSESPDRRIRMSDLAERTLASRSRLSHQVDRMEKAGLVSRESCADDRRGSFAVLTDKGWKSLVAAAPAHVESVRTHLVDVLTPEEFESLGRICAKVNEHLQTLTH, from the coding sequence ATGACCCAATGGCTGACCGTGGAACAGCAGCAGTCGTGGCGCGCATGGATCGCTGCCACCACCTTGCTCCCTGAATACCTGGGTCGTGACCTTCAATGTGACAGCGGACTGACTCTGCCGGACTACGAGATTCTGGTTCGCCTTTCAGAGTCCCCTGACCGGCGCATCCGCATGAGCGATCTCGCGGAACGCACTTTGGCCTCCCGCAGCCGCTTGTCCCACCAGGTCGATCGGATGGAGAAAGCGGGCCTTGTCAGCCGTGAATCCTGCGCAGATGACCGACGCGGATCATTCGCCGTGCTCACCGACAAGGGCTGGAAATCACTGGTAGCGGCGGCTCCGGCGCACGTTGAGAGTGTCCGCACCCACCTGGTGGATGTCCTGACTCCGGAGGAGTTCGAGTCCCTCGGACGCATATGCGCGAAGGTCAACGAACACCTGCAAACGCTGACCCATTGA
- the npdG gene encoding NADPH-dependent F420 reductase: MTTDSTATQSDEQQQLDVSQLTVGVLGGTGEQGRGLARRLALSGQQVIIGSRDASRAQGIADEIGSGILGRSNEDCALQSDVVIVAVPWDGHAQLLKGLVEQLAGKIVVDCVNPLGFDKQGAFALPVPEGSAAQQAASILTQSRVVGAFHHISAVLLLDPDVASIDTDVLVVGDDREATDLVQALAARIAGIRGVYAGRLRNCGQVETFTANLISINRRYKAHSGIRVTDVE, from the coding sequence ATGACAACAGACTCAACTGCAACGCAAAGCGATGAACAACAGCAACTTGATGTTTCACAACTCACTGTTGGTGTTCTTGGTGGTACTGGCGAACAAGGTCGCGGACTTGCGCGAAGACTTGCATTGTCTGGACAGCAAGTGATCATCGGTTCGCGTGATGCATCGCGTGCGCAGGGCATTGCTGACGAAATTGGCAGTGGCATTCTCGGTCGATCTAATGAAGACTGTGCATTGCAGTCAGATGTTGTCATCGTCGCCGTGCCATGGGACGGACATGCCCAATTGCTCAAGGGCTTGGTGGAGCAACTTGCCGGCAAGATCGTTGTGGACTGTGTGAATCCACTTGGCTTCGACAAGCAGGGTGCATTTGCACTGCCGGTACCTGAAGGGTCCGCTGCGCAACAAGCTGCTTCGATCTTGACGCAGAGCCGGGTAGTTGGGGCCTTTCACCACATTTCCGCTGTTCTGCTGCTTGATCCAGATGTTGCCAGCATTGACACAGATGTGCTGGTTGTCGGCGATGATCGTGAAGCAACTGACCTCGTGCAGGCGCTTGCTGCGCGCATAGCGGGTATTCGCGGGGTCTACGCCGGTCGTCTGCGCAATTGCGGACAGGTCGAGACCTTCACTGCGAATCTCATCTCGATCAACCGTCGATACAAGGCGCACTCAGGAATACGAGTGACCGACGTCGAATAG
- the map gene encoding type I methionyl aminopeptidase, producing MSTVAPHAEVRPGRISAKRAVPQTIARPEYVGKPGPATFTGSEVKDAQTIELMRISGHLGALTLAEVGRHVRPGITTDALDAIAHEFICDHGAYPSPLEYKGFPKSICTSVNEVICHGIPDSTQLREGDICNIDVTVFIGGVHGDTNATFPVGEVTQEAALLIERTHEAMNRAIKAVAPGRPINVIGRVIESYARRFDYGVIRDFTGHGIGTAFHSGLVIPHYDDPNADLIMVPGMTFTIEPMIALGTYDYEIWNDDWTVVTADRKLTAQFEHTVLVTNDGVEVLTK from the coding sequence ATGTCAACGGTTGCTCCACACGCGGAAGTTCGCCCGGGTCGCATCTCGGCGAAAAGAGCCGTGCCACAGACCATTGCCAGGCCTGAATATGTCGGCAAGCCAGGCCCCGCGACATTCACGGGTTCAGAAGTCAAGGATGCCCAGACCATCGAGCTGATGCGCATCTCAGGACACCTCGGGGCACTCACTCTCGCCGAGGTGGGAAGACATGTTCGTCCCGGCATCACCACGGACGCCCTGGACGCAATTGCGCACGAGTTCATCTGCGACCACGGCGCCTATCCCTCGCCACTTGAGTACAAGGGATTTCCTAAATCCATTTGCACCTCGGTGAACGAGGTCATCTGCCACGGCATTCCGGATTCGACGCAATTGCGCGAAGGTGACATCTGCAATATCGACGTCACAGTGTTCATCGGTGGCGTGCACGGCGATACGAATGCAACGTTTCCTGTCGGCGAGGTGACGCAAGAAGCCGCGCTGCTGATCGAGCGAACGCATGAAGCGATGAACCGCGCGATCAAGGCTGTCGCACCAGGACGCCCGATCAATGTCATTGGCCGAGTCATTGAGAGCTACGCCAGGAGATTCGACTACGGGGTCATTCGCGATTTCACCGGTCATGGAATCGGCACCGCATTTCATTCAGGCCTGGTGATCCCGCACTACGACGATCCCAATGCCGATTTGATCATGGTTCCTGGCATGACCTTCACCATTGAACCGATGATTGCCCTTGGCACGTATGACTACGAGATCTGGAACGATGACTGGACCGTGGTCACCGCAGATCGCAAACTGACGGCACAGTTTGAGCACACTGTTCTTGTCACAAATGACGGAGTAGAGGTACTGACCAAATGA